The following are encoded together in the Pelosinus sp. IPA-1 genome:
- a CDS encoding methyl-accepting chemotaxis protein has protein sequence MVNILLVGGGRSGVAILEMANQVPQMEIIGVVDVKMDAVAIKMAQNMGIRTFTDVRDGMKMPNVNVVLNITGNQQVNRLIEENKTPNIKVVDDFITGMLYHLIKSQVLMSEELNEKVVVLSESVNEAKNHINNTHEVIGFINKVSQQTNLLGLNAAIEAARAGEHGRGFAVVATEVRKLSEDSVEATKKINDILGNIEASMQHIIVGIEETAAVAEKHTKRELITGEKI, from the coding sequence TTGGTTAATATTTTGTTGGTAGGCGGCGGTAGAAGCGGCGTTGCAATATTAGAAATGGCGAATCAAGTGCCACAAATGGAAATAATAGGTGTGGTAGATGTAAAGATGGACGCTGTAGCAATTAAGATGGCACAAAACATGGGCATCCGTACATTTACTGATGTTCGAGATGGAATGAAAATGCCAAATGTGAATGTAGTACTAAATATCACCGGCAACCAACAGGTAAATCGTTTGATTGAAGAAAATAAAACTCCGAATATTAAAGTTGTGGACGACTTTATTACGGGTATGTTATACCACCTCATTAAGTCGCAAGTCTTAATGAGTGAAGAGTTGAATGAGAAGGTTGTTGTTTTATCTGAATCTGTCAATGAAGCGAAAAACCATATTAACAATACTCATGAAGTAATTGGTTTTATTAATAAAGTATCACAACAAACAAATCTTTTAGGCTTAAATGCTGCGATTGAAGCAGCGCGAGCTGGTGAACATGGCAGAGGATTTGCGGTAGTGGCTACAGAAGTTCGTAAGCTGTCAGAGGATAGTGTAGAGGCAACTAAAAAAATAAATGATATTTTAGGAAATATTGAAGCTTCTATGCAACATATTATTGTTGGAATTGAAGAAACTGCTGCGGTAGCAGAAAAACACACGAAACGCGAATTGATTACAGGCGAAAAGATATAA
- the ald gene encoding alanine dehydrogenase — MIIGVVKEIKNNENRVGLTPAGAEDLCRAGHTVLVEKSAGVGSGFSDESYTQVGAKVIADKKELFDSSEMIIKVKEPLAPEYDLFHEGQILFTYLHLAPEPELTKAMLEKKVIGIAYETIVGRNNTLPLLSPMSEVAGRMAVQIGAQFLEKPWGGKGILLGGVPGVESGQVVIVGGGTVGTNAAKMAVGMGARVTVLDKSTDRLAYLDDVFGGRVTTVMSNSYNIAKWVKQADLLVGAVLVPGAKAPKLVSEEMVKTMEAGSVIVDVAIDQGGSVETIDRITTHSEPTYTKHGVVHYSVANMPGAVARTSTLALTNSTLPYALQIANKGWKQALIDDAGLARGLNVYLGKVTFKAVADDQNLPYTPVTEILA; from the coding sequence ATGATTATTGGCGTAGTTAAAGAAATTAAGAACAATGAAAACCGTGTTGGATTGACACCGGCGGGAGCAGAAGATCTTTGTAGAGCTGGGCATACTGTGCTTGTTGAGAAAAGTGCAGGTGTAGGCAGTGGCTTTTCCGATGAAAGTTATACCCAAGTAGGGGCTAAAGTGATTGCTGATAAGAAAGAATTGTTTGACTCCTCCGAAATGATTATTAAAGTAAAAGAGCCTTTAGCTCCTGAATATGATTTATTCCATGAAGGACAAATTTTATTTACCTATTTGCATTTAGCACCAGAACCTGAATTGACGAAAGCAATGTTAGAGAAAAAAGTAATTGGTATTGCTTATGAAACTATTGTAGGCCGCAATAACACCTTGCCTTTATTATCACCGATGAGTGAAGTGGCTGGTCGTATGGCTGTACAAATTGGTGCACAATTCTTAGAAAAACCTTGGGGTGGCAAAGGCATTCTCTTAGGCGGTGTACCTGGAGTTGAGTCTGGTCAAGTCGTTATTGTTGGTGGCGGTACTGTAGGTACCAATGCAGCTAAGATGGCAGTTGGTATGGGAGCTCGTGTTACTGTTCTTGATAAATCGACTGATCGTCTTGCTTACCTTGATGATGTTTTTGGCGGTAGAGTTACAACTGTAATGTCTAACAGCTATAATATTGCCAAATGGGTTAAACAAGCGGATCTTTTGGTAGGTGCTGTTCTGGTTCCTGGTGCTAAGGCTCCTAAGTTGGTAAGTGAAGAAATGGTTAAAACTATGGAAGCTGGTTCCGTGATTGTCGATGTAGCCATCGATCAAGGTGGCTCTGTAGAAACCATAGACCGTATTACAACTCATAGTGAACCGACTTATACGAAACATGGTGTAGTACATTATTCTGTAGCCAATATGCCTGGTGCAGTGGCTCGTACTTCTACCTTGGCTTTGACGAATTCAACTTTGCCATATGCTTTACAGATTGCCAATAAAGGCTGGAAGCAGGCTCTTATTGATGATGCCGGATTAGCAAGAGGTCTTAATGTTTATCTCGGGAAAGTGACATTCAAGGCTGTAGCTGATGATCAAAACTTGCCATATACTCCAGTAACAGAAATACTGGCATAA
- a CDS encoding sigma 54-interacting transcriptional regulator, translating to MYLRILYIDRIGIVHDVTGILAKRRINIISMELEENKVFLECQSVCGDERKECIEELSSIVGVQKIEEISFMPSKEKTEQLDAILTSVHDGILAVNQEGMITQYNPAAARILNLPIKKALGQPLGDVLFKKLLIQETLLTGSHYHNREVYIESGASYCVVSTIPLRNNGNEVVGVVALIRDTQEVRSLMNNMTASLPMTFADIPFASAIMGQVVNQAKRYAASDSTILIRGETGTGKELFARALHSSSARAHAAFVPINCAAIPETLLESELFGYAEGAFTGAVKGGKPGMFELANGGTLFLDEVGEISAHLQVKLLRVLQEHRVRRVGSTKEVEIDVRIIAATNRNLEDMVADKIFREDLYYRLNVIPILVPPLRKRFEDIQLLGELFLKHFAGKLQRPVNGFSAAALERLQDYNWPGNVRELKNCIERAVNLVDGSEVQPEHIFLGRPSGSQAAPPAVQFETYQTLEERLAEVEVVILQETMRRFRSSRRMGAVLGLSHTAVLKKMRKYNFPIS from the coding sequence GTGTATTTGCGTATACTATATATAGACCGTATTGGAATTGTTCATGATGTTACAGGAATTTTAGCCAAGCGGAGAATTAATATTATATCAATGGAATTAGAGGAAAATAAAGTATTTCTAGAATGCCAAAGTGTATGTGGGGATGAACGTAAGGAGTGTATTGAGGAATTATCGAGTATTGTTGGCGTGCAAAAAATAGAGGAAATTTCCTTTATGCCTTCTAAGGAAAAAACGGAGCAGCTTGATGCTATATTAACCTCAGTACATGATGGTATTCTGGCTGTTAATCAAGAGGGTATGATCACGCAATACAACCCGGCTGCGGCTCGTATTCTAAATTTGCCAATAAAGAAAGCATTAGGGCAGCCCTTAGGGGACGTATTATTTAAAAAACTACTCATACAGGAAACCTTGCTAACTGGTAGTCACTATCATAATCGGGAAGTATATATTGAAAGCGGGGCTAGCTATTGTGTAGTTAGTACCATCCCCCTCAGGAATAATGGCAATGAGGTCGTAGGTGTTGTTGCCTTGATTCGTGATACTCAAGAGGTAAGGAGCCTAATGAATAATATGACGGCATCCTTGCCAATGACGTTTGCTGATATTCCCTTTGCCAGTGCCATAATGGGACAAGTGGTTAATCAGGCAAAACGCTATGCTGCTAGTGATTCGACCATATTAATTCGCGGAGAAACAGGCACAGGCAAGGAACTATTTGCTAGAGCATTACATAGTTCTTCTGCAAGGGCTCATGCTGCCTTCGTGCCAATTAATTGCGCTGCGATTCCTGAAACTTTACTGGAAAGTGAGCTTTTTGGTTATGCCGAGGGTGCATTTACTGGTGCAGTTAAAGGTGGTAAGCCAGGCATGTTTGAATTAGCAAATGGAGGAACCTTATTCCTTGATGAGGTGGGGGAGATTTCGGCCCATTTACAAGTTAAATTATTAAGGGTGCTTCAGGAACACCGCGTACGGCGGGTAGGGAGTACTAAGGAAGTAGAAATCGATGTGCGCATTATTGCAGCTACTAATCGCAATTTGGAGGACATGGTAGCGGATAAAATTTTTCGTGAGGACCTATATTATCGACTAAATGTAATACCAATTTTAGTACCGCCTCTTAGAAAACGTTTCGAGGACATTCAGCTATTAGGGGAACTTTTTCTAAAACATTTTGCCGGAAAACTACAACGTCCAGTCAACGGGTTCTCTGCTGCGGCACTGGAACGTTTACAAGATTATAATTGGCCGGGAAATGTGCGAGAATTAAAGAACTGTATTGAAAGAGCCGTTAATTTAGTTGATGGTTCAGAAGTGCAGCCTGAACATATATTTTTAGGAAGACCGTCTGGTTCTCAGGCAGCGCCACCAGCAGTACAGTTTGAAACCTATCAAACATTAGAAGAACGGTTAGCGGAGGTAGAAGTTGTTATTCTACAGGAAACCATGCGCCGTTTTCGTTCCTCTAGGCGTATGGGGGCGGTGCTAGGATTATCTCATACTGCCGTATTGAAAAAAATGCGAAAGTATAATTTTCCCATCAGTTAG
- a CDS encoding DUF1343 domain-containing protein — protein sequence MKMIKDHPMKLLLLIMVLVVSLSNVVNIVEAKEKGKAKKELEIVAQPEPVRLGIDRIDNYMQVFAGKRVGLITNSTGMNSNFQSTVDILFEKSNLVALYSPEHGIRGAVKAGDAVSGAIDEKTKLPIYSLYGATKKPTKEMLADVDVIAFDIQDVGARSYTYIYTMAYAMQACKELGKTMVVFDRPNPIGGVQVEGNLIKPGFESFIGMYPIPIRHGMTVGELARLFNTEFGIGCDLVVIEMSGWKREMYFDETHLPWVMTSPNIPTPDTALLYPGTGLFGGANISEGVGTTRPFELVGAPWLNAQELAEKMTAMKLPGVIFRPAYFVPRFGLYQDTACAGVQLHIVDRKAFLPVKTGISLLYKIKEMSGDKFSFQRGTKTEGTMDLSTGDDTVRKGVYSLSELLVLWEKDAREFQERSKKYYLYK from the coding sequence ATGAAGATGATTAAGGATCATCCGATGAAGCTATTACTGCTGATAATGGTGTTAGTCGTAAGTCTCAGCAATGTAGTGAATATTGTTGAAGCGAAGGAAAAAGGAAAAGCCAAAAAAGAATTAGAAATTGTTGCTCAACCAGAGCCTGTACGATTAGGTATTGATAGAATTGATAACTATATGCAGGTATTTGCAGGAAAACGTGTTGGCTTAATTACAAATTCTACAGGTATGAATAGCAATTTTCAAAGTACAGTAGATATATTATTTGAAAAATCCAATTTGGTGGCCTTATATTCCCCAGAACATGGTATTCGGGGAGCGGTTAAGGCTGGTGATGCAGTCAGTGGCGCTATTGATGAAAAAACGAAACTGCCTATTTATAGTTTATATGGTGCTACGAAGAAACCGACCAAGGAAATGCTGGCTGATGTTGATGTAATTGCCTTTGATATACAAGATGTAGGTGCTCGTTCCTATACCTATATCTACACAATGGCCTATGCGATGCAAGCTTGCAAAGAACTGGGGAAAACCATGGTGGTTTTTGATAGACCCAATCCAATTGGTGGAGTGCAGGTGGAGGGCAATCTTATAAAGCCAGGTTTTGAGTCTTTTATCGGAATGTATCCCATCCCCATTCGGCATGGGATGACAGTAGGAGAGTTAGCAAGATTATTTAATACGGAGTTTGGTATTGGTTGTGATTTAGTTGTGATCGAAATGTCAGGCTGGAAACGAGAGATGTATTTTGATGAAACACACCTGCCTTGGGTTATGACATCACCTAATATTCCTACTCCTGATACGGCTTTATTATATCCAGGAACGGGCTTATTTGGTGGTGCAAATATTTCAGAAGGTGTAGGAACGACAAGGCCCTTTGAGCTCGTCGGTGCTCCTTGGCTTAATGCGCAAGAACTTGCAGAAAAGATGACAGCGATGAAGCTGCCTGGTGTTATTTTTCGCCCTGCTTACTTTGTGCCGCGCTTTGGCTTGTATCAGGATACGGCTTGTGCAGGAGTGCAACTACATATTGTTGACCGAAAAGCATTTTTACCAGTCAAGACAGGCATAAGTTTGCTCTATAAGATAAAGGAGATGAGCGGCGATAAGTTCTCATTCCAACGTGGCACGAAGACGGAGGGGACCATGGATTTATCGACGGGGGATGATACTGTGAGGAAAGGGGTCTATTCTCTTTCCGAGTTGTTAGTTTTATGGGAAAAAGATGCTAGAGAATTTCAAGAAAGGTCTAAAAAATATTATTTATACAAATAA